From a single Streptomyces sp. 1331.2 genomic region:
- a CDS encoding GntR family transcriptional regulator produces MEKPPAHYRQLADDLRTGIVNGLYPPGTVLPRIADLAEEYGISKQTAREAIAVLEAEGLVEVVRRRGTVVRSLPQRRRLSRVRQVLRDERGYYFDPAAQPWVALCRPTIAWAPPPRDLCAVLDLAPDAEVLVRDRLMGSPDDRRPTQLATSYLPAAVARGTRLAQADTGPGGIYDVLERELGYGPLAWHETITSRMPTPEESAALHVPKGTPLLRIIRITTGPDGSVVEVNDTRMRADEFEIGYPITRHPTAQWAGDRPADPTV; encoded by the coding sequence GTGGAGAAGCCGCCCGCCCACTACCGCCAGCTTGCCGACGACCTGCGCACCGGCATCGTCAACGGCCTGTACCCGCCCGGCACGGTGCTGCCCAGGATCGCCGACCTCGCCGAGGAGTACGGCATCTCCAAGCAGACCGCCCGCGAGGCGATCGCCGTCCTCGAAGCCGAGGGCCTGGTCGAGGTCGTCCGCCGGCGCGGCACCGTCGTCCGGAGCCTTCCGCAGCGCCGGCGGCTCTCCCGCGTCCGGCAGGTGCTCCGGGACGAACGCGGCTACTACTTCGATCCCGCCGCCCAGCCCTGGGTCGCCCTGTGCCGGCCCACCATCGCCTGGGCGCCGCCGCCGCGCGATCTCTGCGCCGTGCTCGACCTCGCGCCCGATGCGGAGGTCCTGGTCCGGGACCGGCTCATGGGCTCCCCGGACGACCGCCGGCCCACCCAGCTCGCGACCAGCTACCTGCCCGCCGCCGTCGCGCGCGGCACCCGGCTCGCCCAGGCGGACACCGGCCCCGGCGGCATCTACGACGTCCTGGAACGCGAGCTCGGATACGGGCCGCTGGCCTGGCACGAGACCATCACCTCCCGCATGCCGACCCCGGAGGAGAGCGCCGCCCTCCACGTCCCCAAGGGCACGCCGCTGCTGCGGATCATCCGCATCACGACGGGCCCGGACGGCAGCGTCGTCGAGGTCAACGACACCCGCATGCGGGCCGACGAGTTCGAGATCGGCTACCCGATCACCCGTCACCCCACGGCGCAATGGGCCGGAGACCGCCCGGCCGATCCGACGGTGTAG
- a CDS encoding carboxymuconolactone decarboxylase family protein — MSTAANDAQARRERFEHGLEVLERIDGEAGVRVVESLGDISPELGHQIVAWGFGEIYSRPQLAPRDRQLVTLGMLTALGGCEPQLEVHVNASLNVGLTPEEIVEALLHSAGYCGFPKALNATFVAKKVFAERGLLPVTGA, encoded by the coding sequence ATGAGCACGGCCGCGAACGACGCACAGGCCCGCCGGGAGCGCTTCGAGCACGGGCTGGAGGTGCTGGAGCGCATCGACGGCGAGGCCGGGGTCCGGGTGGTGGAATCGCTGGGCGACATCAGCCCCGAACTCGGGCACCAGATCGTCGCCTGGGGCTTCGGGGAGATCTACAGCCGCCCGCAACTCGCGCCGCGCGACCGCCAGTTGGTCACCCTGGGGATGCTCACCGCGCTCGGCGGCTGCGAGCCCCAGCTGGAGGTCCACGTCAACGCCTCCCTGAACGTGGGGCTCACGCCCGAGGAGATCGTCGAGGCCCTGCTGCACTCCGCCGGCTACTGCGGGTTCCCCAAGGCGCTGAACGCGACCTTCGTCGCCAAGAAGGTGTTCGCCGAACGCGGCCTGCTGCCGGTCACGGGCGCCTGA
- a CDS encoding GlxA family transcriptional regulator, which produces MVALLGAPQSPFELACAAEVFGTERAGLPTHYDFALCTRAPGPVPTTLGAPLLVEDGLQTLEHADTVVIPGWQPPGSPVPGDVLAALRTAHARGARIVSICTGAFVLAQAGLLDGRSATTHWGRTAQLAAEYPALRVDRNVLYVDHGDVATSAGSGAGIDLCLHLLRRDHGAAYAARVARHMVLPPHREGSQLQYADAPQPAARADESLAPLLEWAEERLGERLTLDGLAARAGVSGRTLARRFAEQLGTSPGQWLLARRIDAARVLLERTALPVEAVAARVGLASAVNLRRRFHAALGTTPGAYRRTFGNTTAAEAN; this is translated from the coding sequence GTGGTGGCCCTGCTCGGCGCACCCCAGTCCCCCTTCGAACTCGCCTGCGCCGCCGAGGTCTTCGGCACCGAACGGGCCGGGCTCCCCACCCACTACGACTTCGCTCTCTGCACCCGGGCCCCCGGCCCGGTGCCCACCACCCTCGGCGCCCCGCTGCTCGTCGAGGACGGCCTGCAAACGCTGGAGCACGCCGACACCGTCGTCATCCCCGGCTGGCAGCCGCCCGGCTCCCCGGTGCCGGGCGACGTCCTGGCCGCGCTGCGCACCGCCCACGCCCGCGGAGCCCGGATCGTCTCCATCTGCACCGGCGCCTTCGTCCTCGCCCAGGCCGGACTCCTCGACGGCCGCAGCGCCACCACCCACTGGGGCCGCACCGCCCAACTCGCCGCCGAATACCCCGCGTTGAGAGTGGACCGGAACGTCCTGTACGTCGACCACGGCGACGTCGCCACCAGCGCCGGCTCCGGCGCGGGCATCGACCTGTGCCTGCACCTGCTGCGCCGCGACCACGGCGCCGCCTACGCCGCCCGGGTCGCCCGGCACATGGTGCTGCCCCCGCACCGCGAAGGCAGCCAGCTGCAGTACGCCGACGCCCCGCAGCCGGCGGCCCGGGCGGACGAGTCGCTGGCGCCGCTGCTGGAGTGGGCCGAGGAGCGGCTGGGGGAGCGGCTGACCCTGGACGGCCTGGCCGCCCGCGCCGGGGTGTCCGGCCGCACCCTGGCCCGCCGCTTCGCCGAGCAGCTCGGCACCAGCCCCGGCCAGTGGCTGCTGGCCCGCCGGATCGACGCCGCCCGGGTGCTGCTGGAACGCACCGCCCTGCCGGTGGAGGCCGTCGCCGCCCGCGTCGGCCTGGCCTCCGCCGTCAACCTGCGCCGCCGCTTCCACGCGGCCCTCGGCACCACCCCGGGCGCCTACCGCCGCACCTTCGGCAACACCACCGCCGCCGAAGCGAATTGA
- a CDS encoding TrmB family transcriptional regulator — MHDVLDPDSERGRVYRCLVARPRALAADLAHSAGLDEDTVLAVLRDLAEEGIAVAVDTAGSTDDRHHVWEALPPGRVVETVLQRDALRQATARRAGAELERLYRFARRDTGSYGALDVVEDPAEVLAASRRLQLAARHQVRVIDVPPYSGSPAHYADQEVLQRRRMAAGVVYRAIYQGCAFEDPVAGPNMARMVEAGEQARTLDEPPLKLAIGDDDLAIVTLPADDRPGVVSLLVRPSSLLHALTAVFETLWRLAVPASVAGVDLRIDDRDRRILTLMASGATDDAIARRLGLGRRTVVRRVSVLLAHLGATTRFQAGVQAARKGWL; from the coding sequence ATGCACGACGTACTGGATCCGGACTCCGAACGCGGCCGCGTCTACCGCTGCCTGGTCGCACGGCCACGCGCCCTCGCCGCGGACCTGGCACACAGCGCCGGCCTGGACGAGGACACCGTGCTGGCCGTCCTGCGCGACCTCGCGGAGGAAGGCATCGCGGTCGCCGTCGACACCGCCGGCAGCACCGACGACCGCCACCACGTCTGGGAGGCACTGCCGCCCGGACGGGTCGTCGAGACGGTCCTGCAGCGCGACGCGCTGCGCCAGGCCACCGCCCGCCGGGCCGGCGCCGAACTGGAACGCCTCTACCGCTTCGCCCGCCGCGACACCGGCAGCTACGGCGCCCTGGACGTGGTCGAGGACCCGGCCGAGGTGCTCGCGGCCAGCCGCCGCCTGCAACTGGCCGCCCGTCACCAGGTGCGCGTCATCGACGTGCCGCCGTACTCCGGCAGCCCCGCCCACTACGCCGACCAGGAGGTGCTGCAGCGCCGCCGGATGGCCGCAGGCGTCGTCTACCGCGCGATCTACCAGGGCTGCGCCTTCGAGGACCCGGTGGCCGGGCCCAACATGGCCCGCATGGTCGAGGCGGGGGAGCAGGCCCGCACCCTGGACGAGCCGCCGCTCAAACTCGCCATCGGCGACGACGACCTCGCCATCGTCACCCTGCCCGCCGACGACCGCCCCGGCGTGGTCTCCCTGCTGGTGCGCCCCTCCAGCCTGCTGCACGCCCTGACCGCCGTCTTCGAGACCCTGTGGCGCCTGGCGGTCCCGGCCAGCGTCGCCGGCGTCGACCTGCGCATCGACGACCGCGACCGCCGCATCCTCACCCTGATGGCCTCCGGCGCCACCGACGACGCCATCGCCCGCCGCCTGGGCCTGGGCCGGCGCACCGTGGTGCGCCGCGTCTCCGTCCTCCTCGCCCACCTGGGCGCCACCACCCGCTTCCAGGCCGGCGTCCAGGCAGCCCGCAAGGGCTGGCTCTGA
- a CDS encoding cupin domain-containing protein encodes MNGNDAGLKTSVLVDEVEAVEVAPGIVRRRLTATGYARGWLIDFAPGSRWPEVDVHATEERYFVLSGEVIEGEERHPAGSYVTFAPGSRHRPRTESGARMLGITVVNA; translated from the coding sequence ATGAACGGAAATGACGCAGGACTCAAGACGTCGGTGCTGGTGGACGAGGTAGAGGCGGTCGAGGTCGCGCCGGGGATCGTGCGGCGCCGGCTGACGGCCACCGGGTACGCGCGCGGCTGGCTGATCGACTTCGCGCCGGGCAGCCGGTGGCCGGAGGTGGACGTGCACGCCACCGAGGAGCGGTACTTCGTGCTGAGCGGCGAGGTGATCGAGGGCGAGGAGCGCCATCCGGCGGGCAGCTACGTCACCTTCGCGCCGGGCAGCCGGCACCGGCCGCGCACCGAGAGCGGGGCGCGGATGCTCGGGATCACGGTGGTGAACGCCTGA
- a CDS encoding NADH:flavin oxidoreductase/NADH oxidase — protein sequence MSTTLFSPYTLRELTVPNRIWMAAMCQYSAAPDGAAAGVPTDWHFTHLAARAAGGTGLIITEATAVSPEGRISPYDLGIWNDEQAAAFRRITAFLKSQGTVAAIQLAHAGRKASTERTWVERGRPLAVDEEHGWAPVGPGAEPFSPAHSAPQELTEEQIGEIVGEFADAARRALEAGFQVAEVHGAHGYLIHQFLSPHTNRRTDGYGGSFENRIRFALEVVDAVRAVWPEDLPVFFRVSATDWLTENPEDGREGWTSQDTVRLAKELQAHGVDLLDVSTGGIVPDARIEAAPGFQVPFAEAVRTEAGLPVAAVGLITEPAQAQAIVAGGRADAVLLGRELLRDPYWARRAAAALDGEVPTPVQYHRA from the coding sequence ATGAGCACCACTCTCTTCAGCCCGTACACCCTGCGGGAGCTGACCGTCCCCAACCGGATCTGGATGGCGGCGATGTGCCAGTACAGCGCCGCGCCCGACGGGGCGGCGGCCGGCGTGCCGACGGACTGGCACTTCACCCACCTGGCGGCGCGGGCCGCCGGCGGCACCGGGCTGATCATCACGGAGGCCACCGCCGTCAGCCCCGAGGGGCGCATCAGCCCGTACGACCTCGGGATCTGGAACGACGAGCAGGCCGCGGCGTTCCGCCGGATCACCGCCTTCCTGAAGTCGCAGGGCACCGTCGCCGCGATCCAGCTCGCCCACGCCGGGCGCAAGGCCTCCACCGAGCGGACCTGGGTGGAGCGCGGGCGCCCGCTGGCCGTGGACGAGGAGCACGGCTGGGCCCCGGTCGGCCCCGGCGCCGAGCCCTTCTCCCCCGCCCACAGCGCCCCGCAGGAGCTGACCGAGGAGCAGATCGGCGAGATCGTCGGCGAGTTCGCCGACGCCGCCCGGCGCGCGCTGGAGGCCGGCTTCCAGGTCGCCGAGGTCCACGGCGCCCACGGCTACCTGATCCACCAGTTCCTCTCCCCGCACACCAACCGCCGCACCGACGGCTACGGGGGCTCCTTCGAGAACCGCATCCGCTTCGCGCTGGAGGTCGTCGACGCGGTGCGTGCGGTGTGGCCCGAGGACCTGCCCGTCTTCTTCCGCGTCTCCGCCACCGACTGGCTCACCGAGAACCCCGAGGACGGCCGCGAGGGCTGGACCTCGCAGGACACCGTGCGCCTCGCCAAGGAACTCCAGGCCCACGGCGTGGACCTGCTCGACGTCTCCACCGGCGGCATCGTCCCCGACGCCCGGATCGAGGCCGCGCCCGGCTTCCAGGTGCCCTTCGCCGAGGCCGTGCGCACCGAGGCCGGCCTGCCCGTGGCCGCCGTCGGCCTGATCACCGAGCCCGCCCAGGCCCAGGCCATCGTCGCCGGCGGCCGCGCCGACGCCGTCCTGCTCGGCCGCGAGCTGCTGCGCGACCCGTACTGGGCCCGCCGCGCCGCCGCCGCGCTCGACGGGGAGGTCCCCACCCCCGTCCAGTACCACCGCGCCTGA
- a CDS encoding MFS transporter gives MSRTIDNAPYTAFHRRLALACSGGPLLDGYILSIVGVALIGMRPDLGLSTAEVSLIGAAALVGMFVGGALFGVLTDRIGREVMYTADLLVMVACSVLSFWVDAVWAITLLRFVLGMAVAADYPIATSLLAEWLPAKHRGRLLGQQIVAWYAGSVLAYVVGYLFLELAGPGSWRWMLASSTVLCAVFLVIRRGSPESPRWLAANGRVGDAVRVVEKHLGVRVDGRELMPDPAEAARPSGLRLLMTPPYRRRTLFCGLFFLCQVGPLFAMLTFGPQILSSFGMPGGTVMETLGTGLISLVFLLGCYPALRLIDSRGRRPVIIWSFALMTVPLALLGVWPTAPAAIALLALCAYAFLCGGPNVLDWTYPNELFPTEIRATAVGVATSVSRIGAAVGTYLLPLSLTGLGTGPTMLIAAGTTALGLLVCVLWAEETRGTALGASPVAAPGRAGTAPGVPAQRVPQPVR, from the coding sequence ATGTCCCGAACGATCGACAACGCCCCGTATACCGCCTTCCACCGCAGGCTGGCCCTCGCCTGCTCGGGAGGGCCACTGCTGGACGGCTACATCCTCAGCATCGTCGGCGTCGCCCTGATCGGCATGCGCCCCGACCTCGGCCTGTCCACCGCCGAGGTCAGCCTGATCGGCGCCGCCGCGCTGGTCGGCATGTTCGTCGGCGGCGCCCTGTTCGGCGTGCTGACCGACCGGATCGGCCGGGAGGTGATGTACACCGCCGACCTGCTCGTCATGGTCGCCTGCTCGGTGCTCTCCTTCTGGGTGGACGCGGTGTGGGCGATCACCCTGCTGCGCTTCGTCCTCGGCATGGCCGTGGCCGCCGACTACCCCATCGCGACCTCGCTGCTCGCCGAGTGGCTGCCCGCCAAGCACCGCGGCCGCCTGCTCGGCCAGCAGATCGTCGCCTGGTACGCCGGCTCGGTGCTCGCCTACGTGGTGGGCTACCTGTTCCTGGAGCTGGCAGGTCCCGGCAGCTGGCGGTGGATGCTGGCGAGCTCGACGGTGCTGTGCGCGGTCTTCCTGGTGATCCGGCGCGGCTCGCCGGAATCGCCGCGCTGGCTCGCCGCCAACGGGCGCGTCGGGGACGCGGTGCGCGTGGTCGAGAAGCACCTCGGGGTCCGGGTCGACGGCCGCGAACTGATGCCCGACCCCGCCGAGGCCGCACGACCCAGCGGGCTGCGCCTGCTGATGACCCCGCCCTACCGGCGCCGCACCCTGTTCTGCGGCCTGTTCTTCCTCTGCCAGGTCGGCCCGCTGTTCGCGATGCTCACCTTCGGCCCGCAGATCCTCTCCTCCTTCGGCATGCCCGGCGGCACCGTGATGGAGACCCTGGGCACCGGGCTGATCAGCCTGGTCTTCCTGCTCGGCTGCTACCCGGCGCTGCGCCTGATCGACAGCCGCGGCCGACGCCCCGTCATCATCTGGTCCTTCGCGCTGATGACCGTGCCGCTGGCCCTGCTGGGCGTGTGGCCCACCGCCCCGGCCGCGATCGCCCTGCTGGCGCTGTGCGCGTACGCCTTCCTGTGCGGCGGGCCCAACGTGCTCGACTGGACGTATCCGAACGAGCTGTTCCCGACCGAGATCCGGGCGACCGCCGTGGGCGTGGCCACCTCGGTGAGCCGGATCGGCGCGGCGGTGGGCACCTACCTGCTGCCGCTGTCCCTGACAGGACTGGGCACCGGCCCGACGATGCTGATCGCCGCGGGCACCACGGCACTGGGCCTGCTGGTGTGCGTGCTGTGGGCGGAGGAGACCCGCGGTACGGCGCTCGGCGCCTCGCCGGTTGCCGCGCCCGGCCGTGCGGGCACGGCGCCGGGCGTCCCGGCGCAGCGGGTGCCGCAGCCGGTGCGCTGA
- a CDS encoding AraC family transcriptional regulator gives MRTGVEGALGDGVMTARDRFELWRDVIRRTRECEATSAHVDTFTAQVRSSELGQVTLLGTSFPSARFLRTERMVRRSHGPELYNLTFLTAGGHTLRCGTDQAEKFEPGDLLLLGPSDPYDGRYFGGGPGKPLVEGVGADFPVSLLPIPPRLLRGLLGRRLSGREGSGALLAQFLLGLERQADVLRPAEAARLGTVLVDLTAAWLARELDAASQLPPDARHRALVENIRAFIRHNLHDPALTPATIAAAHHISVSHLHRLFTQHSQGETVAAWIRSQRLRKAHRDLTDPALQDLPVHVIAARCGMFRASEFSRAFKTAYGLSPREHRHRARHEPGGQ, from the coding sequence ATGCGCACGGGTGTGGAGGGCGCGCTGGGGGACGGCGTCATGACGGCGCGGGATCGGTTCGAGCTCTGGCGGGACGTGATCAGAAGGACCCGGGAGTGCGAGGCGACCAGCGCGCACGTCGACACCTTCACGGCGCAGGTGCGGTCGTCGGAGCTGGGGCAGGTGACCCTGCTGGGGACGTCGTTCCCGTCCGCGCGGTTCCTGCGGACCGAGCGCATGGTGCGCCGCTCGCACGGTCCTGAGCTGTACAACCTGACGTTCCTGACGGCGGGTGGCCACACGCTGCGGTGCGGCACGGACCAGGCGGAGAAGTTCGAACCGGGAGACCTGTTGCTCCTCGGCCCTTCGGACCCGTACGACGGGCGGTACTTCGGTGGCGGCCCCGGCAAGCCCCTGGTCGAGGGCGTGGGCGCCGACTTCCCGGTGTCGCTGCTGCCGATCCCTCCGCGGCTGCTGCGCGGTCTGCTCGGCCGCAGGCTGTCCGGGCGGGAGGGGTCGGGGGCGCTGCTCGCGCAGTTTCTGCTCGGCCTGGAACGGCAGGCCGACGTCCTACGACCGGCCGAGGCGGCCCGCCTGGGCACCGTCCTGGTCGACCTGACGGCGGCCTGGCTCGCCCGGGAACTCGACGCCGCCTCCCAGCTCCCGCCCGACGCCCGGCACCGGGCCCTGGTCGAGAACATCCGGGCCTTCATCCGGCACAACCTCCACGACCCCGCCCTGACCCCGGCCACGATCGCCGCCGCCCACCACATCTCCGTCAGCCACCTGCACCGCCTCTTCACCCAGCACTCCCAGGGCGAGACCGTCGCCGCCTGGATCCGCAGCCAACGACTGCGCAAGGCCCACCGCGACCTGACCGACCCCGCACTGCAGGACCTGCCCGTCCACGTCATCGCCGCCCGCTGCGGCATGTTCCGCGCCTCCGAGTTCAGCCGCGCCTTCAAAACCGCCTACGGCCTCTCCCCCCGGGAACACCGCCACCGGGCCCGGCACGAGCCCGGCGGCCAGTAA